ttttattcatggctAATCTGTGATCTACTGATGGTCCGCATCACATGTGGAATGCAGGCGTTGGATCAGAGCGGGATTACAGCTAATCTGGCCTGTTTACCTGGCCAGGATAATCCTCTCTGACCAGGGGATTAGGCCAGCCTGACTCTTGACGCCCTTCTTCCACAGACCCTCGCAGACATGAACGCCAGCCCCCCTGCAGGAAGCGCACTGGCCAACAACGGCGTCACCGGGCCCACCACCCCCAAGAAGGGCCCCCCCAAATTCAAGCAGAGGCAGACCCGCACCTTCAAGAGCAAGGCTCCCAAGCCAGGCCAGAAGGGGTACGTCGGACGACCCCGCCCCTTCTTAGCGGTCATTAATACCTCCTCTCTTTCCAGGTTTGGTGACGACATCCCCGGCATGGAGGGTCTGGGCACCGACATCACAGTGGTCTGCCCATGGGAGGCATTCGGAGACATGGAGCTCAGCGACTTGGCCAAATACGGCATCATCTAAAGGTGCCGCACCTGTCCGCGCTTTCGCCCTCTCCTGCCTTCTGCTCCTCACCGTGGCACGCCATGATAAGACAGGCCACGCCCCCTAAGGCCCTCTCGTCTGTCTACCTCTCCACTGCGTGGAAGAATCATGTcttaatttatatattattatcataTCATACTGAGTGCAGTATATCTATACTTGATACGACGAGAAACCGCCCTCCTCCCTCCAGCTAACGTAGCTCCTCCCCTTCCCCTCTCTCACCTCGCTCCCCCCCGATCTCTCGCCCCGCGGCGATGGATGTCAGCAGCTCTAGCTTTGCTTCTAGCTGTCGTGTAAATACTTTGTCACTTTTTTACTTCCCTGCTCTGTCATTGCTGCTCTGGTCGGCCGGTCGCGTGTCAACAcctgtggagaggagagtgtgCGCCTCCACACTCAGGTGTCTGCGGAGGAGGAAGGTCCTAAATGTTCTCTCACTAGCGCTGTTCTCGCTGCTCCTAGAGGAAATGTTCTGTGGCGCAAGAGCCACTCGGCACTTACGGCTCCTTCGCCCTAATAGCTGCAATAAAAGTCTTTATTTTAATGGCTCTGCTGTCTTTTCTCCACCTGAAGCGCCAAACACTTTCAAAAAAAGTATTCAGTTTTGATGTAGGAAACTGCACTTTTTGTTCTTCCCCTGAAGAAACAATTATTCTTTAGCTGTCCACACTGGAAGATACATGACAGGATATCATTAAAAACCTTCTGTATCTCACATACTTAGCTGTCATTTGTTACATAACCAGTCTTCGTGGGGAGATATCTGACACTGTAAGTGAATACCACATCCACTGCTGTAAATGGAATGGAAATACTACATCATTGTCTTTGTCTGTCACCTACTTCAAGTCACTCAAGATGACCCAAGATGctaaaaagaaaactgaaaaatacatcgaaaatattgcttttttcttACATTCTcatgttttgaatttattttttttccatgaatgtattcttattatttgcattttttcccAATTTATTTGGAATATATGTATATGCGCGTATTCTGTCTATTCCATGACTTACACTTATACTTGACAATGAAGTAGGAAGTGTCAGATATGAATGCGATCTCATCTCATCaacaagaaacaacaacaaaggtgtCGATTCAAATGTTGCCGTTGAAAATAACAAGCTCAACCAGTTCAACATGTTACACACGTGCAGGTGCTGGCCGCCTGACATTTCATAACAGAAGAGGCTGAGCTCTTCCATTGGACTTTCATAAACCATATAAAATGCCAGCCACCAGGTGTTGAGTCAATCAAGGAATGACCAGAAAGTCACAAAGTTACGGTCACAATTGTGAGCTCACACTGCCCCCTACAGGTCAAAAGTCGAGGTAAGGGGAGCAGGTGTCAAGAGCCGTGGACCAAAAAAAGCCATTCATGATGGATTCGTTTGACAGGGCGCCACCTGGAGGTCATATTTTTCTGTGCACGTGTTCAGTCGCTTGTTATACAGTGTTGCGAGACTATGATGAGACACAAATATTACTTTTCAACAAGTATGGAGATAAAAAGATCAATGGAAAACAAGATTTTGTGGAGGAACATTTTGTCTGCACTTGCTGGGTGAAACTCAAGAGCAAGTTTACTACAAACCGTGACTCTCACTACAAACTGCAACATTTCCGGATGGGATGAAGGTTGCAAAGGTCATCTCCCGGGACACGGTGAACTGAGAAATTACAGACCAGCGTCTGTCAATCGCCTCAGCTCTCCAAAATACTCGCAGCAGTGAGATACATTCTTAGACAAACAAACTGCTGAATGAGCCCAGCAAAAGGTCGGATGAAAAGCAGACTGAGCAGGAGGCAGCAGGGCATGTAGGTTAAAAGAGAGCTAGAACGTGGAGTGCCTCAAGGCTCAGATCTGGGACCCAAATGGTTCTTGCCATAAATGATATCCATGAGGTGCCAGAACAAATGGAGCATgtggtgtttgcagatgacactcGGTTTTATCAACAGTGGAGAGGATCTGAAGAGGAAGGCTGAAGTGGAGAAGAACTGGCTCGATACAGTTGGAGGGAAAAATATCAAGAGGCAATGAACAAATACAACACTTGACAGACTGATCATGAGGAGTGAGTCAGAGACAAAGTCAGCTCCACCCTGATCAAACTTCCCAGACTCCGGCTGGTAAACACGCCGAGCTCCTGCGAGTCATGTCAGGTTTGTCAGGCGTCAAGTATCCGAACCCACAGAACCTTTGTCCGTCACTCCTGGATCGCTGAAACGCTCTGCAGAGGATTAAGATCCAGTGGCGTGCCTCCAGTTGCGGAGCCTTGGAGGACACGCCCCAAGCCCGCGCGTGCCTGGGCACACACCGACTTGCTCCAGAAGAACGGCACCACCGCCACAACTGTTTGGACTTTAGTCGTCGCTATGGGAACAGCAGGCcctgctccactgatgacaGGGTGAGTCTGTTCCAGAATCTCTCCCTGTGACAGGAGCACGACACACTGGTTGATCCAGGTGAGGCACACGTCATCTGGGAAGTGAAATTCCAGTGGAAAGGGAGGAGAGCAAGGAGGCCTCATCaccctcaggtgtgtgtgtgtgtgtgtgtgtgtgtgagcctcaccctcacacacaggaggagagagagagaaggtgtCGCCTTCCCGTCAGTTCACAGCCTTCCTCTGCAGCGACATGGACCGTcctgaggagcagaggtgaggcgCCGCGCTGCACCTGAAGACCCGGACCTGAAGACAGGTGAGTCAGGAATCTGGGACACGCTTTTCAAAACTTGCTCCGTCGTGTTCCCTTTGTGATGCCACCTGAAGTAGCTACGCAGGACCTGAGGGCCAGGATGGAAAACACTGGGTGCTAATAACATAGAGGGCGCCGTCACAGCTGACTGGGCAGTTTTATAATGACACTCACTGGTTTTCAGCAGCTCCTCAaactgagtcatgtgacctaacTCAGGAGACACTCAGTCGCCATCCCTCTGAAAGTCACGTTGGACGGTTGTGAGTTGGTTACAGAGCGAGGTGTGCACCGAGCTTAAGCTGAAGTCAGGGACACGCCTAAAGTGGATTTTCAAGATACGACTGGCTGTCAGCCGCGTGACGACAGGCAGGCGAGTTCCTCCAGCGAGTGTTCGACAGCTCGAGTGTTTTGCCATGGAGTGGTGAGACAACGGCACTCGGAGGCCAGGAGACCAGTCTTGACAAGATCAGGACTGAACTCAGACTAGCGCCTGTCCACACGCGCAGAGTCTCAGGAGTGTTGCTTCAGTCTGACGGACATCGGCTCTGACGTGATCCCCAAACCTCTCGCTCGTGTCCCGGCACGTTCCTGCTGCTCTCCTTCCCAGTCTAATTTCAGATGTTTTCAGGACTCTAAACGTGTGGATTGCGACCATGGCTGGCGGCGTGCCCGGCCTGCTGcccctgctcctgctcctctgtggCCCCCTGAGCGGCTCCGGTCAACTGACCAACGGCAGCTCCTCTGCTTCCACGGAGAACTCCACAAACCCGTCCACCAACGCCTCGCTGCGAGTCCCGGGATGCGGGAAAAACCTGAACCCCATCTACCGGTACCTGTGTGACCGCAGGGCCGTCTGGGGGATCGTCCTGGAGACGCTGGCCTCCTCAGGGTTCCTCTTCAGCCTGGTCCTCCTCCTGGGTCTGCTGGTCTGGTCCACGCTGCGCTGCATCTCCTCCAAGCGCCAGCGCAGCGGCATCGGCGGGATGGTGGCCTCCATGTCCATGTTCCTGTTCGGCACCGCCGGGATTTTCGCCATCACCTTCGCCTTCATCATCCGCCTCACGCCTCAGACCTGCCCCACCAGACTCTTCCTCTTCGGGGTCTTCTTCTCACTGGCCTTCTCCTGCCTGCTGGCGCGCTGCCTGGCGCTGCTGGGCTTCGCCGCCACCCGAGGGTGGGGCGAGCCGGCGGTGGCGCTGGGACTCTTCGTGGTGCAGGTGATCATCGCGGTGGAGTGGCTGATGCTGGTGCTGCTCCGGGACCAGAAGCCCTGCTCCTACTCTCCGGAAGAGTTTGTCATGCTGCAGATCTATGTGATGTGCCTCCTGGCAGTGGCTCTGCTCCTGGCCCTGCACTACTGCCGCCGCGCCTGCTGCACCTACAGCTACAGCTACACCGGCAGCACGCACCTGCAGAGCCGGCAGCAGGCCGCCCTGCTCTGCCTcaccctcttcctctctgtctgcatCTGGGTGGCCTGGATCACCATGGTCACCTGGGGCAATCCGGAGGTCGGCCGCCGGCCGCAGTGGGACGACCCGGTGCTCAGCCTGGCCCTGGTGACCAACGGCTGGGTGCTGCTGCTGGGTCACGggctgatccaggtggccttcCTCTGCCGGGGGGAGGCCAATGCCAAGGACGCCCCCCTCAGCTTCGCCGGGTGGACCAGCCCCAGCGCTGACGTCTCTGGACTGGAGAGCCCCAGGGAGGGGAAGGAGAACGGAAGCTTCGAGAACGAGGCTGAGAACCTCAGAGGTTAGATGCCCAGGGACCTCTTCCCCAGCTCCGTGCGCTGACTTGTCTTGTCTCAGGCAGGAGACCCGAGCAGTCGCTGAGGTCGCCCTACGAGCCGGGACTCTCCATGACAGTGAGTAAGGACCTCCTTCATGACCCCGCCTCTCAGCTCTCAGTCGTCTGGAGCTACAGTTAAGTCTCTGtcccctgctgcaggagcttGACCCGGAGAGGGACTACACCATCCCTCGCCCGCAGACCACCAACTACAGAGAACCTTACGACGACTACTACGGACCACTGTAGAACCTTCAAGATTTCAATCCGTTATCACTGAACGGATGCCATCGCTTCTCTTTAACCGGACTGTCGGGTCATTCTTCATCAGACACGACCTTAAATTATTAAACACTTGGAGAAAGATGACGCCGGGGGGGCCCTGGGGGGCGAGTGAAGGTTTGAGAAAGCTACAAAGAAAGGTTGAGGAAAGGGGGAGAGATGGATGAGATCAACGAAAGAGCGGAGAGAGAATGTGCAGGGCAACAGAAGGAGAGCGCGAGACTCGCAACAGATTCAGATCTGAGAGGATGCAAGCAGATATGGGTGCCTGAGGGGGGACACCGAGCCTCCCGTCATCACAATAATGGCActtgaaaatgcattgttttcctGCTTTAGTTTACGCTATTTAACAGCAGAGAACCAGCACTTCTGCAGCAACTGTCCAGACTATTGTTTACATTACAGTAATTTCAGTCCAAACTATTCACAAATCAATGTGTTTTCCAATTGTTGTAATCCCCAATGTTCTTCAAATGTGCATTGCGagaatattaaattttttttcttaatgtaaACCACACACCACAGCAACTCAGTTCAGAGGAGCTTGAGCCTGACAAGACGGAGGCCAGCGGAGGGCCCTGAGGTGAGAGGCGGCGCGACAACCGTCGGTGAGACAGAGGCGAGTCCGAGAGGAGACGCGGCTCAGAGACAGGAGGAAGATAACGCGTCACCATCTCTGACCTGGGAGAGGCGTGGAGGTTCATCCAGAGGGAAGACTCGGTCCTCCGCTGTAATCTGTTTACAGTATCTTTAATCAACCAAAGTGAGAGGCAACAGCCAGAAACATATCGCTGGTGAAGTGAAAGCAGCGTTTCTTTCCTGCTCAGACACGACGTGCGGAGTGagttccaacacaaacacgtggCGAATCAATCAAGAATGAGGCCGTTCTAATCAAATATTGGAAACCATAAAAGCTCTAACTTGAAATAGCAGGGTTGTTAGTACGTGAGAGGAAGCAAAATCGAaaaatctacattttgatgAGAGTTTTAACAAACTTGAACGCACAACTGCAGGATGAGGCAGAGGCcaacaggtggcgctgctgccCACTACTCACACCTCTCTTCAGCTCTCGATCCAGCCAGCACCGCGGTCTCTGGCGCGCTCCAGCCAATTATCCGCTTCACTTACTGAGAGGCCGCGCGTCGTCAGATCCACGATGACCCTCTCGTGAGCATTTAGCCGGGAGATGAGATTTCCATGAGCTCCAGATGCAATTAGAGATTCCTCCTGCAGCTTCGCGCTGCTCCACTTCAACGCGAGACTTCATCGCGCCGACCGGATGACGTGGGAAGTCAGGCACACGAGCTCGTCCCGCTGGTCAGCACGGACCCACACGGCTCATCAACCCccccccacaaaaaaaaaaggaaaaaaagcaggCTGGTCATTTACCGGGTCTCAGAATCTCTCTCAGTAGACGCTGAGGATCACGGCAGCGACCTCTGGTGGACAGAATCGGGAACATTCCCAGGATGCACTTGACTTCCGCCTCTCGACACCAAGACGCAACAAACCGAGAAATAAGGTGACGAGAACTCTCACAAACCCTGGAGATGAATCGGGATTGTCTCAAAAATGAAATACTGATGAAGTGTCGGAAGAATAGACTCGTGTGTAATAAACAAATCAACCAATTACCAGTGTGTGATGACTCCAGATCCACATTTGGTTTTAAAACGAGCTTCTGTTGTTGCATTTTATCAGACCATACTTCTGCTTTTAGATCCTAATTTACATAAAGTCACAGAAACACAGATAGAATAAAAACATTGTCACTAATCGACGAGTATAAAAACCAAAAGTTTATTATATACATTCAATAATAATGAGAGTAAACAGAAGCAGACACGAGGTTGTGAAAGAAAAACTTGGTGAGAGGAAACACGTACTGAAAATAATATCAATTGATAAATGGAGCATGTGACCCACCAGAATCGTCATGCACTTACTCAGTCCCTGTACAAAAACTGGTCCGACTGGAGCTACGCCgggggggtcagaggtcgcggGACGGGCGACATCCTCCGTGAACCAACGATCCACCTGGGCAGAGCAGCGAGGATGCAGAGCAAAGCGCGCGAGGACGAAGCTGAGAGCTGCAGTCGAGTGGGCCGCGGCGGAGCCCGGCGCCGGAGTTCTCCTTCGGCCCGACCCGCCGTAGAAAAGGTCCAAAAGGGTCTGCAGAAACCCACCGTCAGCGGAGGGGAAAGTGGTGTACCTGACTTCTTTAGAGAGCTTCATCCGACACTCGACTCCAGCTTCCGTTTCCCCCGCCGCAATATAAACCTCacccctgcctccctccctctctctctctctctccccctccagcACTTCGATTTGAAACAtgcacatattttaaaaaagaaactcaTCAAGCCACCGCTCGCACAAACGCATGCATAGCAACACTTCTGATAATACTCATAAGGataataacaaaacaagagGTAACGCTCGTCGGAATACTTGTCGGCCCTCGGAGGAGCTGTCGCAGCAGCGGCGCCCCCTAGTGGGGGACGAACGGCTTCACCCTTTACTCAGCATCCCATTTGATAATTTGGCTTTTTTCTTCCCGCTCAATATAAACGTGACGGATTCCAAAAGTGCCGGAGCTGCTTAACgaagttaaaaaaatgaaacagcttCTTCCTGTCGACAAACAGGTGAGATTATCGTTCTCCCAGAACCAAAGTTGGGCAGAGGGGACTCCCTCCCAGCAGAAGATGGAGAAGTCTGGCTTTAGTGTTAAGAAGATGGAGGAGCCAGCCATCCTGGTCCACCAGACCTGAGTCTTCAGCCTCAGACCGAGTGTTTCAGAGCAGAAATGTTGGAGGAAGAAGCAGCAGATCCTTGGTCCAAGCTCTCAGGTGAGGCTGCCTGAGGCTGACAGAAGCAGCCGTTGCAGAAAGTgattttctttgtcatttttggactgaaatgtttggactccaAGTCAGCTGGGATGGAGGTCTGGCTGGGTTCTGGCCGGTTTGAGGGGTGAAGCGATGTTTGGAACATGCAGCTGAGTCGTGAACGGAGGGGTCGCAGCGGGGGGGAGGGTCAGACCACACGGGGGTCAGAGCTGTGCCCTGAAGTCGCGGACGCTCTGGCGTGGACCGTACGTGAGTCTCTTGGCAGTTTGTTGCCTCCGTGTCGTGGCGGAGATCCTCACCCGGGTGAATAAAAAAGGAGATGTGAGAGTCACTTCTGTCCTCCAGCAGAAGGATGTGGGGGTGGTTCTCCTGCCAGACCAGAGCCTGGGGTCCCTCGGTTAGAGGCTCTAGTACGGAGCGAAGCGGCTGTAGCCGGCCCGGTACAGACTGGCCTGCGGAGGGAGAGAggtcagagagtcagagaggtgtgtgtgtgtgtgcgtgtcgtGTGTATATGAGTGTTGTCTTCTCACCATGGCTCCGACGCCGTACGCCGCAGCAGCTGGGGTTAAAGCGTGATACGGGTCCGTGGTGTAGACTCGACCGTAGCTGAGGGGCCGAGCCACAGAGAGAGGAGCGTTAGCGTGAGGAGCAGTTGGATCTCTGACGCTCTTGCTCACCTGTCACTGTAGGCAGCAGCTGCCGCGGTGGCTCCGGTTACGGCGGCTGGCTGTGTATAGCGGTAGGctgcggcagcggcggcggcagcagcagggtACCCGCCCTAGACGCCACACACGGGGAGAGAAAGGCACGGTCAAAGACACGACAGCCGCAGGAGGCAGGAACATCCTGGTCTGTGTCTGCCTGAGTCCGGCGTCCGGCTCGAGAGCAGACCTTCGCATGACACAAACCAGAATACTGAGCTTCTGCTTCAGCTCAGGAGGTCTCTTCAGCGGAATTAGAACAGAGCTGCTCTACATGTGATGAGCACAACACAGAGACTGGAGAGAGAAggggtgaacacacacacacacacacacaccagcctgCGCCGACACTAGATCATCTCCTGAGCTGCATGCACCAGGCTACAACCTTCTAGAAACACCACTGTGGCTTGGATCAGAGCGAGCTTAGTGGCTCCACACAGAGGTGAGGGGTGGGGGTTGGCACACGTGGTTACTGGGAGAAGAGCTtctgaggtgagtgtgtgtgtgtgtgtgtgtgtgtgtgtgtgtgtctgcatgcagCTGCTGATGAGAACATGCTGGAAGCTTCCACCTGGTGGTGGAGAAGTGAAGCTGAGGGGGTTAACTCAGGAAGTCTTTTCCTTGAGCTGCACCTCTGCGACGGGTGACTGCCTCGAAAAACATTCTAAGAAAGACAACATTCTTATaaagataaaaacatttcactgtTCTACACTTGATATCATGAAGAAGGGTGGAGATTTGTGGCTTTAGCAGCAAATATTTGACAAATTTCCAGATTAAAATGGAAGAAACGTTCTCCTGAAGCTCTGCCTGTCACTCCAGCTGAACATCAGCAGGAGGAGGGTTTTAGTGGCGGACGCGGACAGCAGAGCAGTTTAGTGGGTTAGTAGGAAGAAGCCAAAAACCAAGCGTGAATCTGGTCTGGACGAGGTGATTGTTGAGAGCAGAAGCACACGtggtggtgaggaggaggaggaagtgacccTACCTGCAGATACCTGCCACTACTGACTGAGTCCTGAAACACTAGTCTATAGAGAGAACAGAGACAGCGGAGGTCAGGCTGAAGACACgctcacgcagacacacacacagcctctgTGCCGAGCCGGAGACTTCCTCTACACATCTCTGCCTTCCTCTCCCAGCTTTACATGCCAACAGGCAGGAAGTAGGGGCCCGGAAAAGGACGGGGGCGGGGCGTGGGACCTGCGTCTCCTGGGTCTCCGCCGGGGGAAAAATGTCGACGACAACTGATGACACTTCAgagatcacatgaccaaacGTGAGCGTCTCCTATGTAGCATTAGCACAGCGCCGCTTGCTAACTGACTGACCCGGTTCCTGCGTCCCCCAGAGGAAATCACACGTGCACGTTCTTAAAGCTCACAGCACCTGAGGAGTCTCCGTGCACACAGGCTGACTGAGGAAGGTGGGGAGGAGGGTGAGAGGACTCATGCAGAATCACACCAGAGGGAGAAGAAGGTGAAGCTTTgatgggaggagagggaggggggagtgTGTGCTGGTGAGGGGGGCTGAGGGGGTGGGTGAGTTTACTTACATACAAGTCGGCCGCTCCGTAAAACCCATCCTGATACACCACactgagaaagaggaggaggaggatgggggGGTGTAGTGGGGGGTGCAATCACAGCGGTGCACAGTCCCAGAACCAGAGTGGTGAGGGAGACAGacgggaggagagagagagagagagagagacagagagagagacagtagtTATTTCACACCCATGCACATGCAGCCAGACTCCATCTGCGCTCCACAGCTGCCCCACCCGACCCCCACAACTCCACTCTCGGAGGCGGGCAGCAGAGGGCTGGCCTTCCCCCTGCACACGTCAAAATCCAGGAGCGAACAGGAAATGATGTCGGTGCAGCTGCAGAGCAGACATGGAGGTGGGACTTCCTGTCATCAGTCACAGCAACGTGCACAGTCCGGAGATGATgtgatgtgagtgtgtgtgcgtgtgtgtgagagtgatgaTGGATTTGTCAGAATAatcaacaaatgaagaaaagtgAATTTAAAAGTCCAACCAAATTTTCCCCCAAACATTACAGAgcacataaaaaatgaattaaaatctacacaaaaatattaaaatactgaagagtgatgcgtgtgtatgtgtggcaTCAGGACTGAGGTGTTGGACCCGTCTCTTACCCAGGGTAGGCAGGGATGGCGGCCTGAGGCACCGCCGCCCGTACAGCGCTGTAGACTGGCCGACCTCGGCCTCGTAGGTGGGCGCCACGGAAGGctgcggcggctgctgctgtggtggcgGCGGCCGCCGCCGAGGGGTAGGGGAACCCTGGAACTGCAGGAGAAGAAGGGGAGCCGTGAGAAGGAAGGAA
The genomic region above belongs to Synchiropus splendidus isolate RoL2022-P1 chromosome 19, RoL_Sspl_1.0, whole genome shotgun sequence and contains:
- the LOC128751537 gene encoding retinoic acid-induced protein 3 isoform X1 — translated: MAGGVPGLLPLLLLLCGPLSGSGQLTNGSSSASTENSTNPSTNASLRVPGCGKNLNPIYRYLCDRRAVWGIVLETLASSGFLFSLVLLLGLLVWSTLRCISSKRQRSGIGGMVASMSMFLFGTAGIFAITFAFIIRLTPQTCPTRLFLFGVFFSLAFSCLLARCLALLGFAATRGWGEPAVALGLFVVQVIIAVEWLMLVLLRDQKPCSYSPEEFVMLQIYVMCLLAVALLLALHYCRRACCTYSYSYTGSTHLQSRQQAALLCLTLFLSVCIWVAWITMVTWGNPEVGRRPQWDDPVLSLALVTNGWVLLLGHGLIQVAFLCRGEANAKDAPLSFAGWTSPSADVSGLESPREGKENGSFENEAENLRGRRPEQSLRSPYEPGLSMTELDPERDYTIPRPQTTNYREPYDDYYGPL
- the LOC128751537 gene encoding G-protein coupled receptor family C group 5 member B isoform X2, yielding MAGGVPGLLPLLLLLCGPLSGSGQLTNGSSSASTENSTNPSTNASLRVPGCGKNLNPIYRYLCDRRAVWGIVLETLASSGFLFSLVLLLGLLVWSTLRCISSKRQRSGIGGMVASMSMFLFGTAGIFAITFAFIIRLTPQTCPTRLFLFGVFFSLAFSCLLARCLALLGFAATRGWGEPAVALGLFVVQVIIAVEWLMLVLLRDQKPCSYSPEEFVMLQIYVMCLLAVALLLALHYCRRACCTYSYSYTGSTHLQSRQQAALLCLTLFLSVCIWVAWITMVTWGNPEVGRRPQWDDPVLSLALVTNGWVLLLGHGLIQVAFLCRGEANAKDAPLSFAGWTSPSADVSGLESPREGKENGSFENEAENLRGRRPEQSLRSPYEPGLSMTVRA
- the LOC128751538 gene encoding retinal cone rhodopsin-sensitive cGMP 3',5'-cyclic phosphodiesterase subunit gamma-like, translating into MNASPPAGSALANNGVTGPTTPKKGPPKFKQRQTRTFKSKAPKPGQKGFGDDIPGMEGLGTDITVVCPWEAFGDMELSDLAKYGII